In the genome of Bacteroidales bacterium, one region contains:
- a CDS encoding CapA family protein: MLRPSFSIVAYKVQTALDFSKKKAGKIFVFFTLSPVFLYSFISFLFFSNPSSISEDQLIPLHPPKQEVSLLFMGDIMQHMPQVEAAWNDSLNMYIYDSCFKYISPLIQGYDLAIANLETTLAGKPFSGYPAFSSPDELVVGMLNAGIDLVGTANNHCCDRGLTGVKRTAVMLDSLGLAHFGTYKNEKDYLTQNPKIVRKNGITLAFLNYTYGTNGIPVPEGTVVSLIEKERIKKDLEAAHDSIPDKTIIFIHWGEEYQREPNAFQKEIAEYCFKLGADIIIGSHPHVIQPMEWHYADSVSKEKLVVWSLGNYVSNQRKRYTDGGAMVGITLQKINGNTTIKQADYQLSWVFNPLRNGKRQYYILPAKSFENDSVMLDKESSASLKTFVADSRELLSKNIRIPEK; this comes from the coding sequence ATGTTAAGACCTTCCTTTTCAATTGTCGCATACAAAGTGCAGACCGCTCTTGACTTCAGCAAGAAGAAGGCCGGTAAAATATTCGTTTTCTTCACTTTAAGTCCTGTCTTCCTTTATTCTTTCATTTCTTTTCTTTTTTTCTCAAATCCATCCAGCATATCGGAGGATCAACTGATCCCTTTACATCCCCCGAAACAGGAAGTTTCTCTCCTTTTCATGGGTGACATCATGCAACATATGCCCCAGGTTGAAGCAGCCTGGAATGATAGTTTGAACATGTACATCTATGATTCCTGCTTCAAATACATTTCACCCTTAATCCAGGGTTATGACCTGGCTATTGCCAACCTGGAAACTACACTGGCAGGAAAACCTTTCAGTGGCTATCCTGCTTTTAGTTCTCCCGATGAATTGGTCGTTGGAATGCTAAATGCCGGCATCGACCTGGTAGGAACAGCGAATAATCATTGCTGTGACCGTGGACTCACAGGTGTAAAGAGAACGGCAGTAATGCTCGATAGCCTGGGATTAGCGCATTTCGGAACCTATAAAAATGAGAAAGATTATTTAACTCAAAATCCAAAGATTGTCCGCAAAAATGGCATAACCCTGGCTTTCCTGAACTATACCTATGGAACAAATGGTATCCCCGTGCCGGAAGGGACAGTGGTAAGTCTGATAGAAAAAGAAAGGATCAAAAAAGACCTGGAAGCAGCTCATGATTCAATCCCCGACAAAACGATCATCTTTATCCATTGGGGAGAAGAATACCAGCGTGAGCCCAATGCCTTCCAGAAAGAAATTGCGGAATATTGTTTTAAGCTGGGAGCTGATATCATCATTGGATCTCATCCCCATGTAATACAACCCATGGAATGGCATTATGCCGACAGCGTCAGTAAAGAAAAGCTGGTAGTATGGTCATTAGGGAATTATGTATCCAACCAACGGAAAAGATATACTGATGGAGGTGCAATGGTGGGAATAACATTACAAAAAATCAATGGCAACACCACGATTAAACAAGCGGATTACCAATTAAGCTGGGTCTTCAATCCCTTGAGAAATGGCAAACGGCAGTATTACATCTTACCGGCTAAATCATTTGAAAACGATTCCGTTATGCTGGATAAGGAAAGTAGTGCTTCCCTGAAAACATTTGTTGCTGATTCAAGGGAATTGCTGAGTAAGAATATCCGGATCCCGGAAAAATAA
- a CDS encoding lipid A deacylase LpxR family protein has product MKQLLFIGILLLFLGGCDSKQPASKLLFQKNESESQVIDQPAAIFLGQNIDEKGIISGKEKNAIEKILTPFRIPVITSEDKKLEFIKQNGDIISLDIKTLPAKYDLILFNAVKDPFPCNYKDLSSAASLYFSENSQFQPSIRNFPPVGFHAVLSPDSSKVSEVRINKPIPSEKPKKVVIYRADNDSSSLKTRTFPGITFIENRYDSRTLLEVTFENDIITFLNTDRYFTNGVTISLQAPWIRNLRLSSLMIPYRNSAYSASSLKLVQNMYTPTDTRIAPALHNDRPYASYLYLGYSRTISDPSRLLRITSELDLGFTGPYSPGSYMQTLVHKTFPTNDKPLGWETQIRTDAIVNYNINVEKTLIDKDHFQLSGSVSAKAGSLYTQASTGIRIAAGQQISPYFPSVGKKQGNWQYSWYFETKGSFVGYDATLQGGIFNKENIFTLAPGDISRWVATVETGLQLRYKDSGLELAQHFLSPEYKGGMIHKWGRISLFFKL; this is encoded by the coding sequence TTGAAACAGTTACTCTTCATAGGGATTCTATTATTGTTTCTTGGCGGTTGTGATTCAAAACAACCGGCCAGTAAATTATTATTTCAGAAGAATGAATCTGAATCACAGGTAATTGATCAGCCGGCTGCTATTTTTCTAGGTCAAAATATTGATGAGAAAGGCATCATTTCAGGCAAGGAAAAAAATGCTATTGAAAAGATCCTTACCCCTTTCCGGATCCCGGTGATTACATCAGAAGATAAAAAACTGGAATTCATCAAGCAAAATGGTGACATCATAAGCCTGGATATAAAAACACTGCCGGCAAAATACGACCTCATCCTCTTTAACGCAGTTAAGGACCCTTTCCCCTGTAACTATAAAGATCTTAGCAGTGCTGCATCTCTGTATTTCTCCGAAAACAGTCAATTCCAACCATCAATCAGGAACTTTCCACCTGTAGGATTTCATGCAGTTTTAAGTCCCGATTCTTCCAAAGTTTCAGAAGTAAGAATAAATAAACCTATCCCTTCTGAAAAACCCAAAAAAGTTGTTATTTACCGGGCTGATAATGATTCCTCATCATTGAAAACCAGGACTTTCCCCGGCATTACTTTTATAGAAAACCGCTATGATTCCAGAACCCTGCTGGAAGTTACCTTTGAAAATGATATCATCACTTTTCTGAATACTGACAGGTATTTTACCAATGGAGTCACCATTTCACTTCAAGCACCCTGGATCAGGAATTTACGGCTTTCAAGTCTGATGATTCCATACAGGAATTCTGCTTACAGTGCCAGTTCTCTCAAGCTGGTACAAAATATGTACACCCCAACAGATACTCGTATTGCACCGGCATTGCATAATGACAGGCCTTATGCATCTTACCTTTATCTTGGATATAGCAGAACCATTTCAGACCCCTCCCGACTGTTAAGGATAACTTCGGAATTAGACCTGGGATTCACGGGCCCATATTCTCCTGGTTCATATATGCAGACTTTGGTTCATAAGACCTTCCCAACAAATGATAAACCTCTTGGATGGGAAACTCAAATCAGGACAGATGCCATTGTTAATTATAATATCAATGTAGAGAAAACGTTGATTGATAAGGATCATTTCCAGCTGTCAGGCAGTGTATCCGCTAAGGCAGGAAGTCTTTATACACAAGCATCAACAGGGATTAGAATAGCTGCAGGCCAGCAGATTTCTCCTTATTTCCCGTCTGTCGGAAAAAAACAAGGGAACTGGCAGTACTCCTGGTATTTCGAAACCAAAGGGAGTTTTGTGGGATATGATGCAACATTGCAGGGAGGAATATTCAATAAGGAAAACATTTTTACCCTCGCACCTGGTGATATCTCCCGATGGGTAGCTACTGTTGAAACAGGATTGCAACTCAGGTATAAAGATTCCGGCCTCGAATTGGCACAACATTTCCTCAGCCCGGAATACAAGGGAGGAATGATTCACAAGTGGGGAAGAATCAGCCTGTTTTTCAAATTATAG
- a CDS encoding peptidase C1, whose translation MPIRMTKDRGMSSSDNFPGSGGGGRLPGGMNAGCLAALLPLLFRNPKLLIVVLIIGGLFYFIGGQKSCGIMNQGLGGDGFSMGGMLDERMYDKAEVYEPLADNINNPLPERVSLEQYCPVRRNQGAQGSCVAWASAYGARSILKARESGQNPDEVAFSPSFLYNQIGLEGCQGSYIIRAMENMAQVGAVPFDRFPYDEQDCSKQPAQEDFQLASQFRTKGFNRLSRGGEDYKTDLLAIKQNLAQNAPVVIGMMVGGSFMQDMVNKKVWIPQSSDYEMNGFGGHAMCVIGYDDFLEGGAFQIMNSWGQEWGEQGIAWVRYRDFDHFVKEAYGLYPMGTTGQQPGDMLTAEIGLVLNIADQNQTEIIPLEYRSENVYSTRNALSEDSRFKLQVTNNMECYTYVFGQETDGSSYVLFPYTPKHSPYCGITGTRLFPKDYSMQPDSIGKKDLMAIVMTKAPIDYKKLNKKISNSRKLSYTAKIKEALGDQIQDEIKFTDQKGMVAFSTSLTGQKAVMVIVEVNKK comes from the coding sequence ATGCCAATCAGGATGACCAAAGACAGGGGCATGTCCTCTTCAGATAATTTCCCCGGATCAGGGGGAGGCGGACGATTACCTGGCGGAATGAATGCCGGTTGCCTGGCAGCATTGTTACCATTACTCTTTAGAAATCCCAAGCTTTTAATTGTGGTATTGATCATTGGTGGGTTATTCTATTTTATTGGTGGACAAAAGAGCTGCGGAATAATGAACCAGGGATTGGGAGGTGATGGATTTTCGATGGGAGGGATGCTGGACGAAAGGATGTATGATAAAGCTGAGGTGTATGAACCCCTGGCTGATAATATTAACAATCCATTGCCTGAAAGAGTCAGCCTTGAGCAGTATTGCCCGGTTCGCCGCAACCAGGGGGCACAGGGTTCCTGCGTGGCCTGGGCCAGTGCTTATGGTGCACGCTCTATCCTGAAAGCCAGGGAGTCGGGGCAGAATCCCGACGAGGTAGCCTTCAGCCCTTCGTTTCTTTATAACCAGATTGGACTCGAGGGTTGCCAGGGAAGTTATATCATAAGAGCCATGGAGAATATGGCACAGGTTGGTGCTGTGCCTTTTGACCGTTTTCCTTATGATGAACAGGATTGCAGCAAGCAGCCCGCGCAGGAAGATTTTCAACTTGCCAGCCAGTTCCGCACCAAGGGATTTAACCGTTTATCCCGGGGTGGAGAGGATTATAAAACTGATCTGCTGGCCATCAAGCAAAATCTGGCCCAAAATGCCCCCGTAGTTATTGGGATGATGGTAGGAGGCAGTTTCATGCAAGATATGGTAAATAAAAAAGTATGGATTCCGCAATCATCAGATTATGAAATGAATGGTTTCGGTGGCCATGCCATGTGTGTGATTGGATATGATGATTTCCTTGAAGGAGGAGCCTTCCAGATCATGAACAGCTGGGGACAGGAATGGGGAGAACAGGGCATAGCCTGGGTCAGGTACAGGGATTTCGATCATTTTGTGAAAGAAGCCTATGGACTATATCCCATGGGTACTACAGGGCAACAACCTGGTGATATGCTTACTGCTGAAATTGGACTGGTGTTGAATATTGCTGACCAAAACCAAACTGAAATTATTCCCTTGGAGTATCGGTCAGAGAATGTATATTCAACCAGGAATGCTTTATCGGAGGATAGCAGGTTTAAACTCCAGGTTACTAATAATATGGAGTGTTATACCTATGTTTTCGGACAGGAAACCGATGGTTCCTCTTATGTGTTATTTCCTTATACACCTAAGCATTCACCCTATTGTGGGATCACCGGGACAAGACTGTTCCCGAAGGATTACTCCATGCAACCTGATAGTATAGGGAAGAAGGACCTGATGGCGATTGTAATGACAAAAGCCCCGATCGATTATAAGAAACTCAACAAGAAAATCAGCAACAGCCGCAAATTGTCCTATACTGCGAAGATAAAAGAAGCTTTAGGCGACCAGATACAAGATGAAATCAAGTTTACGGATCAGAAAGGCATGGTTGCTTTCTCTACTTCTTTGACCGGACAAAAAGCTGTGATGGTGATTGTGGAAGTCAATAAGAAGTAA
- a CDS encoding T9SS type A sorting domain-containing protein, with amino-acid sequence MNQYKIYGSLVFLFITLTSFAQTSNSQVPGQSIFGISSESLWSDYGGNILKSTHESASLSDSIHISNYDTTELSFQLAQRTFISYDSGGMMIQRMKLSKDKNGFWKNYSNDTLVYIGLQLRKVVSQQWDNQLNSWKNALKFDYSYDTLNVLTNIIMSTWNAGEFQWTFSEKQSFTYTGSGLVNIDLLQAWNGNLSTWENRSRTTHTYANSLPSNELYEQWDPISLSWLNYTRSTLTYSSGKLSRTIIEKYLQALSAWENASKNEYSYNADGKLETDTQQLWSNAAWVNSNLLSYTYNSGNLVNLLTKKWQPHLNDWRNSISEETYFSSHEVFGIYEKPESSILALNPVSKSAPLRLIGLQESLNYQVTLTDMNGRNMFNQKVKGNTMINLPGNLNNGIYILRCINPAGNIRVQKVLLTD; translated from the coding sequence ATGAATCAATATAAAATATACGGAAGCCTGGTCTTTCTTTTCATAACCCTGACCTCTTTTGCTCAAACATCAAATAGCCAGGTACCTGGTCAATCCATATTTGGAATATCGTCAGAATCGCTTTGGTCAGATTATGGAGGCAATATCCTGAAAAGCACCCATGAATCTGCATCCTTGTCTGATTCGATTCACATAAGTAATTATGATACCACCGAATTGAGTTTTCAGCTAGCCCAGAGGACCTTTATTTCCTATGACTCCGGCGGTATGATGATTCAGCGGATGAAACTCTCCAAGGATAAAAACGGGTTCTGGAAGAATTATTCGAATGATACACTCGTTTATATAGGATTACAGCTTAGGAAAGTTGTATCTCAACAATGGGATAATCAACTGAATAGCTGGAAAAATGCACTTAAATTCGATTATTCATACGATACACTCAATGTACTTACAAATATCATCATGAGTACATGGAATGCCGGTGAATTTCAGTGGACATTCAGCGAAAAGCAATCTTTTACTTATACTGGAAGCGGATTAGTAAATATAGATCTTCTCCAGGCCTGGAATGGCAATCTGAGTACCTGGGAAAACCGGAGCCGTACCACCCATACCTATGCAAACTCATTACCATCCAATGAATTATATGAGCAGTGGGATCCCATTTCTCTTTCATGGTTGAATTATACCCGAAGTACATTAACTTATTCCTCCGGTAAACTTTCAAGAACTATCATCGAAAAATATCTTCAAGCCTTATCAGCCTGGGAAAACGCTTCCAAAAATGAATACAGCTATAATGCTGATGGCAAACTGGAAACGGATACACAGCAATTGTGGTCAAATGCTGCCTGGGTGAATTCCAACCTTCTTTCCTATACCTATAATTCAGGAAACCTTGTAAACTTATTGACCAAAAAGTGGCAACCACATTTGAATGATTGGAGAAATTCAATCTCTGAAGAAACCTATTTCTCCAGTCACGAGGTTTTTGGAATTTATGAGAAACCTGAATCAAGCATCCTTGCCTTGAACCCTGTTTCAAAAAGTGCCCCACTCCGACTCATTGGACTTCAGGAGAGCCTGAATTACCAGGTTACCCTGACAGATATGAATGGAAGGAATATGTTCAATCAGAAGGTTAAAGGCAATACTATGATCAATCTGCCAGGGAACCTGAACAATGGAATTTATATTTTGCGGTGCATAAATCCTGCCGGGAATATTAGGGTACAGAAGGTCCTTCTCACTGATTAA
- a CDS encoding M3 family metallopeptidase: MKSTISLITLTLMFVASFAQNPFLVKQWSTPHEVPPFNLIKTEHFMPAINEGIKTHTTEIQQIIQNKQAPTFANTIEALENSGQSLYRVITILGVYTSSNTSDGIQEVDKESSPLLSEHYDGIYMNDLLFTRVKAVYEKRASLKLQGEQAKLLEETYKRFVRNGALLPEAKKSRMKEINSKISVLNVQFGENLLKATNGYYMTIEKESDLSGLPAVLVESASSFAKKKGLENKWAFGLSKTTVMPFITYADNRVLRKQLYEYYLNRCNGGKYDNNPVIAEIVALRAEKAKLMGFPDYASYVLDDNMAKTPSNVDKLLSQLWKPALAMAKQEESDIQEMIIREGGSFKVQPWDWFYYTEKIRLARYDLNEEEMKPYFPVDSVRKGVFYASGKLFGLTFKKRTDLPVYNNKVETYEVYEANGMLAGILYVDYYAGTAKRSGAWMNNYRDQKKVNGKDVRPIISINFNYPAPAEGETTLLTWEEVSTFFHEFGHALHGMLTRCTYASLSGTAVPRDFVELPSQIMENWANEPELLKVYAKHYKTGEVIPASLVTKMKNAEKFNMGFVTTEYLAAALLDMKYHSLEFQNNIEPQLFEQVEMDKLGLIDAIPARYKSTFFQHVFAGGYSAGYYAYIWAEVLDADAYSYFRKYGVFDKATADSFRKNILEKGGTEDAMKLYRQFTGGKDPQVQPLIDRRGLN; encoded by the coding sequence ATGAAGTCAACGATCAGCTTAATTACCTTAACACTTATGTTTGTCGCATCATTTGCTCAAAACCCTTTCCTGGTAAAACAGTGGAGCACTCCCCATGAAGTTCCTCCATTCAATTTGATCAAAACAGAACATTTTATGCCTGCCATCAATGAAGGCATTAAGACCCATACTACTGAAATCCAACAAATTATTCAAAACAAGCAAGCCCCGACTTTTGCTAACACCATAGAAGCGCTGGAAAATTCAGGGCAGTCACTTTATCGCGTCATCACTATATTGGGAGTTTATACCTCCTCCAATACCTCAGATGGAATACAGGAAGTTGATAAGGAATCTTCTCCCCTCCTCTCAGAGCATTACGATGGTATCTATATGAATGACCTTCTCTTTACCCGCGTAAAGGCTGTTTATGAGAAGCGTGCCTCACTGAAATTGCAAGGTGAACAAGCCAAACTGCTGGAAGAAACCTATAAACGCTTTGTAAGAAATGGGGCTCTGTTGCCTGAAGCCAAAAAATCGAGGATGAAGGAGATCAATTCAAAAATATCCGTATTAAATGTTCAATTTGGCGAAAATCTCCTTAAGGCAACCAATGGCTATTATATGACCATTGAAAAAGAATCGGATCTTTCAGGACTGCCTGCCGTATTGGTAGAATCAGCCTCTTCTTTTGCAAAGAAGAAAGGCCTTGAGAATAAATGGGCTTTTGGACTCAGTAAAACTACGGTTATGCCTTTTATCACTTATGCCGATAACAGGGTATTGCGGAAACAATTATATGAATACTACCTCAACCGTTGCAATGGGGGAAAATATGATAATAATCCCGTGATTGCTGAAATCGTAGCCTTAAGGGCGGAGAAAGCTAAACTGATGGGATTTCCTGATTATGCATCCTATGTTTTGGACGACAATATGGCTAAAACACCTTCTAATGTTGATAAATTGCTGAGCCAGTTATGGAAACCTGCCCTTGCTATGGCGAAACAGGAAGAATCCGATATACAGGAGATGATCATCAGGGAAGGTGGCAGTTTTAAGGTTCAACCCTGGGACTGGTTCTATTATACAGAGAAAATCCGTCTTGCAAGGTATGATCTCAATGAAGAAGAGATGAAACCCTATTTCCCGGTAGATAGTGTCAGAAAAGGCGTGTTCTATGCTTCAGGTAAGCTCTTTGGACTAACTTTCAAAAAGAGGACCGATCTTCCTGTTTACAATAATAAAGTGGAAACTTATGAAGTATATGAAGCTAATGGGATGCTGGCAGGGATACTTTATGTTGACTACTATGCCGGAACGGCCAAACGTTCAGGAGCCTGGATGAATAACTACCGCGACCAGAAAAAAGTGAATGGGAAAGATGTCCGGCCCATCATCTCTATCAATTTCAATTACCCTGCCCCTGCAGAAGGGGAAACCACTTTGCTGACCTGGGAAGAAGTTTCGACATTCTTCCATGAATTCGGCCATGCTTTACATGGAATGCTTACCCGTTGCACCTATGCCAGCCTTTCAGGGACAGCTGTTCCCCGTGATTTTGTTGAACTGCCTTCACAAATAATGGAGAATTGGGCTAATGAACCTGAACTCCTGAAAGTATATGCAAAACATTACAAGACAGGAGAAGTGATACCGGCATCATTGGTAACAAAAATGAAAAATGCTGAAAAGTTTAATATGGGCTTTGTTACCACTGAATACCTGGCCGCTGCATTACTGGATATGAAATACCACAGCCTGGAATTCCAAAACAACATCGAACCTCAGTTGTTTGAACAAGTAGAGATGGATAAACTTGGACTCATCGATGCAATACCCGCACGATATAAAAGCACTTTCTTCCAGCATGTATTTGCAGGAGGTTATTCTGCCGGCTATTATGCTTATATCTGGGCTGAAGTGCTTGATGCTGATGCTTATTCCTACTTCAGGAAATACGGCGTTTTTGACAAGGCAACTGCTGATAGTTTCAGAAAGAATATCTTAGAAAAAGGTGGAACTGAAGATGCTATGAAATTATACAGACAGTTTACCGGGGGAAAAGATCCTCAAGTCCAGCCTCTTATCGATCGACGTGGATTGAATTAG
- a CDS encoding DUF1801 domain-containing protein: MQSNAKTVDQYISELPEDRKQIIADLVAVIRQNLPAGFSEGMAYGMLGWAVPHSLYPAGYHCDPKQPLPFLSLASQKNYISLYHMGLYEGALLDWFQEQWKSVTPKKLDMGKCCIRFKKAEDIPLSLIGELVTKISPADWISIYEKYLKKS, from the coding sequence ATGCAGTCAAATGCTAAAACAGTAGACCAGTACATTTCTGAACTTCCGGAAGATCGCAAACAGATCATTGCCGACCTGGTTGCAGTTATCCGGCAAAATCTTCCTGCAGGATTCTCCGAAGGAATGGCTTATGGAATGTTAGGATGGGCAGTCCCTCATTCTTTATATCCCGCGGGTTATCATTGTGACCCGAAACAACCCTTACCTTTTCTCAGCCTGGCTTCACAAAAAAACTACATTTCATTGTACCATATGGGGCTTTATGAAGGAGCACTCCTTGATTGGTTCCAGGAGCAATGGAAATCAGTAACGCCTAAAAAACTGGATATGGGAAAATGTTGCATTCGGTTCAAAAAAGCCGAAGATATCCCCCTTTCCTTAATTGGTGAACTGGTAACAAAGATCTCACCCGCAGATTGGATAAGTATTTATGAAAAATACCTGAAAAAGTCCTGA
- a CDS encoding aldehyde:ferredoxin oxidoreductase gives MSLQNFTENHQLLFSYKYTWAPIVQGYNNRTLYVNVGNGEIQEKPVSQLMKEKFTGGKGFGLKLLWDATTPKTRWNDPENEIVISMGPICGITQYSGTGKSLVVTLSPQTDIPVDSNVGGYFGPFLKFAGFDSLELQGKSDKDVIVLIDETREVIEIYEAGLESMDSHLMAEYLTETLAETEKDRVNVAVVSAGSAAEHSLIGMLNFSFFDARRKLVRLKQAGRGGIGTVLRDKKIKAIVAHTKGVTGNRNNVVDLQAIMERGKTFNREMRELDDKQCEMRSKGTAHLTHIMDDYDLLPVNNFKFGNHPDTHKINGEVWKSFFTQGVPDGCWIGCNMSCAKGVDNYELRSGPYKGSRVIVDGPEYESTSSLGSIAGIFNPDFTIESNFYCDTYGICTISWGTILGFIMECYENGILNEERTGGLKLNFGNATNAMELLHMVARGEGFGKIAGLGVKKMKELFAENGWGDYGFMQDIGMENKGLEYSQYVSKESLAQQGGYAMTNKGPQHDEAWLIFMDMVNNQIPTFEKKAEALHYFPMFRTWFGLQGLCKLPWNDVEPEDNAQSDEPAKVPQHVDNYVTIYKAVTGSTTFDKHELIRQSERVYNFQRIFNIRMGKGLRLHDAQPYRACGPVTQEEYLSRQERYDKQLIDLQGMDPEKMSLEEKMTATRKYRENRYEQLLDAVYKRRGWTPNGVPTLDHLKSIGMDLPQVIEIVNPLQ, from the coding sequence ATGAGCTTGCAAAACTTCACCGAAAATCATCAATTACTCTTTTCCTACAAATATACCTGGGCACCAATTGTGCAGGGTTACAACAATCGCACATTATACGTGAATGTTGGCAATGGTGAGATACAGGAGAAACCTGTCAGCCAGCTGATGAAAGAAAAATTCACCGGCGGGAAGGGTTTCGGACTTAAACTGTTATGGGATGCAACTACACCCAAAACACGGTGGAATGATCCTGAGAATGAAATAGTTATCAGCATGGGTCCAATTTGTGGAATCACACAATATTCGGGAACAGGAAAATCACTGGTAGTTACGCTTTCGCCTCAAACTGATATTCCTGTCGACAGCAATGTTGGGGGTTACTTCGGGCCTTTCCTGAAATTTGCAGGATTCGATTCACTGGAATTGCAAGGTAAATCAGATAAGGATGTCATTGTTCTCATTGATGAAACACGCGAAGTGATTGAAATCTATGAAGCAGGACTGGAATCAATGGATAGTCATTTAATGGCAGAGTATCTTACTGAAACCCTTGCTGAAACAGAAAAGGACCGCGTAAATGTTGCAGTTGTTTCAGCAGGCAGTGCCGCTGAGCATTCCTTGATAGGGATGCTGAATTTCAGTTTCTTTGATGCCCGCCGGAAACTGGTTAGGCTCAAACAAGCAGGCCGTGGAGGTATCGGAACCGTTCTCCGCGATAAAAAAATCAAGGCTATTGTTGCACATACAAAAGGCGTAACCGGAAATCGCAATAATGTTGTCGACCTTCAGGCTATCATGGAAAGAGGTAAGACTTTTAACCGTGAAATGCGCGAGCTGGATGATAAACAATGCGAAATGAGGAGTAAGGGAACGGCTCATCTCACTCATATTATGGATGATTATGACCTTCTTCCTGTAAATAATTTCAAATTCGGGAATCACCCTGATACCCATAAAATCAACGGGGAAGTCTGGAAGTCATTCTTCACCCAGGGAGTGCCCGATGGATGCTGGATTGGTTGTAATATGTCCTGTGCTAAAGGAGTTGATAACTATGAACTGAGGTCGGGCCCCTACAAAGGTTCGAGAGTGATTGTCGACGGTCCGGAATATGAATCAACCTCCTCTTTAGGTTCGATTGCTGGCATCTTCAATCCCGATTTTACCATTGAATCTAACTTCTATTGTGATACATACGGTATTTGTACCATTTCCTGGGGAACCATCCTTGGTTTCATTATGGAATGTTATGAGAATGGTATCCTGAATGAAGAGAGGACCGGGGGCTTAAAGTTAAATTTTGGCAATGCCACCAATGCCATGGAATTATTGCATATGGTTGCCAGAGGTGAAGGATTTGGCAAAATTGCAGGTTTGGGAGTGAAGAAAATGAAAGAACTCTTCGCCGAAAACGGATGGGGAGATTACGGATTCATGCAGGATATCGGCATGGAAAACAAAGGTCTTGAATATTCACAGTACGTTTCCAAGGAATCTCTTGCTCAGCAGGGGGGTTATGCCATGACCAATAAAGGCCCTCAGCATGATGAAGCCTGGCTGATCTTCATGGATATGGTTAATAATCAGATCCCCACTTTCGAAAAGAAGGCAGAGGCTCTTCATTATTTCCCAATGTTCCGCACCTGGTTCGGATTACAGGGATTATGCAAACTACCCTGGAACGATGTGGAGCCCGAAGATAATGCCCAATCGGATGAACCGGCTAAAGTTCCTCAGCATGTTGATAATTATGTTACTATTTATAAAGCAGTTACCGGAAGTACAACCTTTGACAAACATGAACTGATTCGTCAAAGTGAAAGAGTATATAACTTCCAGCGCATCTTCAATATCAGGATGGGTAAAGGTCTTCGCTTGCATGATGCCCAGCCTTACCGGGCCTGTGGTCCTGTTACCCAGGAAGAATACCTCAGCCGCCAGGAACGCTATGACAAGCAACTTATTGATCTCCAGGGTATGGATCCGGAAAAAATGAGCCTGGAGGAAAAAATGACTGCCACACGCAAATATCGCGAAAACCGTTATGAACAATTGCTCGATGCTGTTTACAAACGCCGCGGCTGGACCCCTAATGGTGTTCCAACACTTGATCATCTCAAATCTATTGGGATGGATCTGCCACAGGTGATTGAAATTGTAAACCCATTGCAATAA
- the thiF gene encoding sulfur carrier protein ThiS adenylyltransferase ThiF — protein sequence MTFDEIKSVLGTKSVGIAGCGGLGSNCAIALARVGIGSLVIADFDVIVESNLNRQYYFHDQIGMLKVFALKRNIEMVNPRVRVHAFDIRLCMSDTIEIFSRCDVIVEAFDKAEMKHMIIDAVHTHLPDKHLVMGVGMAGWGENELIHCRKSDKLIICGDELNEIAEHNPPLAPRVGIVASMQANAVLEILLGPNTYRMKN from the coding sequence ATGACGTTTGATGAAATCAAATCAGTTTTAGGGACGAAATCGGTAGGAATTGCCGGTTGTGGGGGATTAGGTTCCAATTGTGCCATTGCTCTTGCCAGGGTTGGTATAGGTTCTCTTGTCATTGCTGATTTTGATGTCATTGTGGAAAGCAATCTGAACAGGCAGTATTATTTTCATGATCAGATTGGAATGCTGAAAGTGTTTGCACTAAAAAGGAATATCGAAATGGTTAACCCAAGAGTGAGGGTGCATGCTTTTGATATCCGGTTATGCATGTCGGACACCATTGAGATATTCAGTCGTTGTGATGTGATTGTTGAAGCTTTTGATAAAGCTGAAATGAAACACATGATCATCGATGCCGTTCACACGCATTTGCCTGATAAACATCTTGTAATGGGTGTTGGGATGGCCGGTTGGGGTGAGAATGAGTTGATACATTGCCGAAAATCAGATAAACTGATTATTTGTGGTGATGAGTTGAATGAAATTGCGGAACATAATCCTCCTTTAGCCCCGAGGGTTGGTATTGTTGCCAGTATGCAGGCCAATGCTGTCCTGGAAATACTCCTGGGTCCCAATACCTACCGAATGAAAAACTAA